The following proteins come from a genomic window of Geomonas sp. RF6:
- a CDS encoding four-helix bundle copper-binding protein — MNQEMLRTHPRKPFFDLDQLTACLAACTECADTCTICADACLSEEKVQMLTKCIRFDLDCADICSTTARVLSRQTEPNAQLMLMQLESCATACRLCADECQSHAEMHRHCRVCAESCRNCEQRCRDLISSMPGITGRK, encoded by the coding sequence ATGAATCAGGAGATGCTGCGAACTCATCCACGGAAGCCGTTTTTTGACCTGGACCAGCTCACCGCGTGCCTCGCCGCGTGTACTGAATGCGCCGACACCTGCACCATCTGCGCCGACGCCTGCCTCAGCGAGGAGAAGGTGCAGATGCTCACCAAATGCATCCGGTTCGACCTCGACTGCGCCGACATCTGCAGCACCACCGCGAGGGTGCTGTCTCGGCAGACCGAGCCGAACGCCCAGCTGATGCTCATGCAACTCGAATCTTGCGCGACGGCCTGCCGCCTCTGCGCCGACGAATGCCAGAGCCATGCGGAGATGCACAGGCACTGCAGAGTCTGCGCGGAATCGTGCCGCAACTGCGAACAGAGGTGCCGGGATCTCATCTCATCGATGCCGGGAATTACCGGTCGGAAATAG
- a CDS encoding cation diffusion facilitator family transporter yields the protein MKGGARKVIYAAMAANLLISATKFGAAWWTGSSAILSEGIHSLVDTGDQVLLLYGLHRAALPPDEQFPFGHGKEIYFWSFVVAILIFSLGAGISLYEGIIHLLAPNPIANPMVNYIIIAAALVFEGISWIVSVREFGKEKSDRQSFIEAIRRGKDPTLFLVVMEDSAAMLGLLVALVGIFLTQLTGSPVFDGLASVLIGVILGVTAALLARETKGLLVGEAADSEVVGAIREIVGQGRCVEHVNEVLTLHMGPEYIVTTVSLDFADHVSAGEIEDAILEMEEAIKARVPQVKKVYIEAEAWRRPKRLS from the coding sequence ATGAAGGGTGGCGCCAGAAAGGTAATCTATGCCGCCATGGCGGCCAATCTTCTCATCTCCGCCACCAAGTTCGGCGCGGCATGGTGGACCGGGAGCTCGGCAATCCTGTCTGAAGGGATCCACTCCCTCGTTGATACCGGTGACCAGGTACTCCTCCTTTACGGCTTGCACCGCGCCGCACTTCCACCTGACGAGCAGTTTCCTTTCGGCCACGGCAAGGAGATCTACTTCTGGAGCTTCGTCGTCGCCATCCTCATCTTCTCCCTCGGCGCGGGGATCTCGCTCTACGAGGGAATAATCCATCTCCTCGCGCCGAACCCCATTGCAAACCCGATGGTGAACTACATCATAATAGCCGCTGCCCTCGTTTTTGAAGGCATTTCCTGGATCGTGTCGGTACGGGAGTTCGGCAAGGAGAAGAGCGACCGTCAGAGCTTCATCGAGGCGATCCGCCGGGGGAAGGACCCGACGCTCTTCCTTGTGGTGATGGAGGATTCCGCCGCCATGCTCGGCCTGCTCGTGGCCCTCGTCGGCATCTTCCTTACCCAGCTCACCGGAAGCCCCGTTTTCGATGGCCTGGCCTCCGTCCTCATCGGCGTTATCCTCGGCGTTACCGCCGCTCTTCTGGCGAGGGAGACGAAGGGGCTTCTCGTCGGTGAAGCCGCCGACAGCGAGGTGGTGGGCGCCATCAGAGAAATCGTGGGGCAGGGGAGGTGTGTTGAGCACGTGAACGAAGTGCTGACTCTCCACATGGGGCCGGAGTATATCGTCACCACCGTCAGCCTTGATTTTGCGGATCATGTCTCCGCGGGGGAGATAGAAGACGCAATCCTGGAAATGGAGGAGGCGATCAAGGCGCGGGTGCCCCAGGTGAAGAAGGTTTACATCGAGGCTGAGGCATGGCGGCGGCCAAAGCGACTTTCTTGA
- a CDS encoding LysE family translocator, whose protein sequence is MSELAYWTVFLGTALALCLSPGPDLLYVISRSIAQGTKVGLASAAGLWIGAFIHVLAVAFGLSALLVASTAAFTVVKYLGAAYLAYLGIQSLFSRGASFSLPAVETSKLTPAQALRQGILVDLLNPKVAIFFMAFLPQFVRPHRGNTSLQLIILGVIVIAVAIPIESFFVVAASRTTGFFRQHPRTSLWLDRALGSVLVSLGIRLALLEQRR, encoded by the coding sequence ATGTCGGAGCTGGCATATTGGACGGTATTTCTGGGCACCGCGCTTGCGTTGTGCCTCTCGCCTGGACCTGACCTCCTTTACGTTATATCCCGCAGCATTGCGCAAGGGACAAAGGTCGGCCTGGCATCCGCCGCGGGACTATGGATCGGGGCTTTCATTCATGTACTCGCGGTCGCTTTCGGCCTTTCAGCGCTCCTCGTAGCCTCGACCGCTGCATTTACCGTCGTGAAGTACCTCGGTGCCGCCTACCTTGCCTATCTCGGCATCCAGTCCCTCTTCTCACGCGGTGCCTCGTTCTCGCTCCCTGCGGTGGAGACATCGAAACTGACCCCGGCGCAGGCACTCCGGCAGGGGATCCTCGTCGATCTGCTAAACCCGAAAGTCGCCATCTTCTTCATGGCGTTTCTCCCCCAGTTCGTGAGGCCTCACAGGGGAAACACCTCGCTGCAGCTCATCATCCTCGGCGTCATTGTCATAGCAGTCGCGATCCCCATCGAATCGTTCTTCGTCGTCGCAGCATCCCGCACGACAGGATTTTTCAGGCAGCACCCCAGGACATCCCTCTGGCTTGACCGGGCGCTCGGCTCGGTCCTGGTATCGCTCGGGATTCGCCTGGCCCTCCTGGAGCAGCGTCGGTAA